From one Candidatus Thioglobus sp. NP1 genomic stretch:
- the pabC gene encoding aminodeoxychorismate lyase, whose protein sequence is MNPVILIDGEEQSKISIFNRNVQYGDGLFETCISKKNKILFWQRHLDRLNLGCERLDIKKVQELAWKSDLKKAFALSSVDDCIVKIILSRGDSLRGYGYKKDITPVRIVIISEKKKSVDHDLFSLEFSDSGFYSNPNLAGIKHCNRLEQILARSNLLSDEAIMQDENGNVISVSQGNIYLICDGKLLTPKLDRCGVEGSRRSLIMDLARSLGIDTEECLVSSDKLRQADEVFISNSVIGIQSVSSIEECSFGNNPLTAIIKSSYEAKINESNSWTCL, encoded by the coding sequence ATGAATCCAGTTATTTTAATTGATGGTGAAGAGCAATCAAAGATTAGTATCTTTAACCGAAACGTGCAATATGGTGATGGGTTATTTGAAACTTGTATCTCTAAAAAAAATAAAATTCTTTTTTGGCAAAGACATTTAGATCGTCTTAACCTTGGCTGTGAAAGATTAGATATTAAGAAAGTCCAAGAATTAGCTTGGAAAAGTGATCTTAAAAAAGCGTTTGCTTTATCTTCAGTAGATGACTGTATTGTTAAAATTATTCTTTCACGTGGAGATTCTTTACGAGGTTATGGTTATAAGAAAGATATAACACCAGTTCGTATTGTGATTATTTCAGAAAAGAAGAAATCAGTAGATCATGATTTATTTAGTCTAGAGTTTTCTGATAGTGGTTTCTACTCAAATCCAAACTTAGCAGGAATAAAACATTGTAATAGACTTGAACAAATTTTAGCTCGATCTAATTTATTAAGTGATGAGGCTATTATGCAAGATGAAAATGGAAATGTTATCTCTGTCTCTCAAGGCAACATATACTTAATTTGTGATGGCAAGTTACTTACTCCTAAATTGGACCGATGTGGAGTAGAGGGGAGTCGAAGGTCTCTTATTATGGATTTAGCAAGATCTTTAGGAATCGATACAGAAGAATGCTTGGTTTCTAGTGATAAATTAAGACAAGCTGACGAAGTATTTATCTCAAATAGTGTAATTGGTATTCAATCTGTGAGCTCTATTGAGGAATGTAGTTTTGGCAATAACCCCTTAACTGCAATAATTAAATCTTCATATGAAGCTAAGATAAATGAGAGTAATTCCTGGACATGCTTGTAG